In the Channa argus isolate prfri chromosome 6, Channa argus male v1.0, whole genome shotgun sequence genome, TAGCTCATAGAAGTTAAGGTTGAATCTGATTAGAATAGATTAGAGGTCTATGTAAAAAGAATGCAAACCAAATATGCAGTGTAAAGTAAAGGCACAGAAGTGGCACAGAACATCAACTTAGTAGTTAAAGGTATGGTTAACAGTGTCAAGagtgagaagaaagagaaaaaaccaAGAGAACAGGGGCAGTCGCAGAACAGtgactgttggtaaaggtgtcACACAGGACTTTTTGACACTTTGTTGTAAGCATCATTTGAATCACTTTTAtgatttaaatgtcacattttctcACTCAAGTATGTCATTTCTATTGGTACTTTTTAGAGACAAATCTTATGAGTCCCAAACAGAAGACGACTCAAGCCACTCAGCAGGAGAGTCATATTCTAATATACAGGCTAATGTCTCAGAGGAGAtcaatttaattgaaaatgaagaagacgaagaagggggagaagaagaagaagaagaacaagaagaagaagaagacatttCAGCAGAAATGATGCTTTCAGAAAGGGAATCAGTCAACAGACACTTTGCAAATGTACAATCAGATGAATTGAGAGAGACAAAGGTAGAGAAAGACCCATCGATAAGTAAACTTGACAAAGTTTACAGAGAACCTAATGAAAATGAGAGCAGCTCTGATATACCTCTGTCTGAGTTAGAATCCACTGACATGTTATTCAGTAGGGATTTAAATGTAGATGTATGTGCTGAGGAGTTAGGAGCAGTAGATAATGTGGGAGGCGACGAACCACAGACTACTGTTGCATATAAGGATATTTTAGactcagaagaagaagaaatttcTAAAGTTGAAGAGCCAGTGCAGGTCTTTCCATATTCTGGGCTGGCTGGTGTAGATGTGTGTGGCACAGAGCTTGGAGGAACAAAGGCAATAATAGAAAGAGCCTCTGTTGACAGTGATATACTGATCCAGTGTGAGGAAAGTCTTGTACAATCATCATTGTTTCATATCTCTGAGAACAATCAACAAgaagcagaaaacaagcaagacaaaacaaatcaaaaggaAAGAGTAGCGACTGAAGCTTCTTCTGAGGAAACGCATGAACATTTAGATCACATTGAGGCTTGTACAGATAGTATTGCTATACCAAAGGGCAATACCTTGGTTGAGATTAGCTCTGGAGATAAGGTTACTACAACAGGCCGAATAATATCTTGTACGGAAGACGACCATAATCAACTTGAAAAGGACAAAAGTGACAAGGAAGTTAACTCCAAGCAAGGGGAAGTGGAAAATCAGCATGAGGTATCTGAAATAATGAAgaacaaagtaaacacaaatgATTCTAATCTAAATGAtagtggtgatgatgatgatgatgatgatgatgatgagaaggGAGAAGGCGTTAAAAACATCAGCTTATCACATCAGCCCTCCACCGAGGCAGATGAAGAGGACCCAAAGGATGAAAATGATCATAAAAATGAAGATAACAACATCATAAGTGCAATGaatgaacattttgaaaaagagaCAACGGACATAGTTGGACTGGACAAAAAGGACATGTGCATAGAGGGCTACAGTGAGATGGAGAATGATGAAATTAATGATGGTGATGCAGAAATTCTCTCATCACAAACAACACAGTCCAATGTACTGACTACTGAGAGTGAAACTTTTGAAGTAAGTCCACAACATCTACCAGAGGAGAACAAGGAGAGTCAGAGAATGCTAGAAGAGACGCAGCCAGTGGATACATTGGAAGAAAAAGAGTTTACATCAAAGGAAGAAGACGAACTTGTAGAAAAGGACATGATTGATTCTGAAATACAGGAGAAAGGCGATGCAGTGTGTGAAGACGAAAGCATCAGCCTCGCTCATAGTACAGATGGGATAGTTGCTTACGACCAAGGAGAAGAAAGGTCGCTTGGGTCTGAAAAGGACACCAAAGAGTCTGAAGGCAATGACAAGGTATAGTTTGATGATTCTTCCAATACAGAATAAATGAGTGACCCTTCATGTTTTACACACTTGCAC is a window encoding:
- the spa17 gene encoding myb-like protein X is translated as MSVPFSNTHLRIPQGFGAILEGLTREILKKQPEDIPKYAAQYFDALLEQREESGMDPAEWAAKLEDRFYNNHAFKTTGLPCPEKKSKTDVTNSKDKSYESQTEDDSSHSAGESYSNIQANVSEEINLIENEEDEEGGEEEEEEQEEEEDISAEMMLSERESVNRHFANVQSDELRETKVEKDPSISKLDKVYREPNENESSSDIPLSELESTDMLFSRDLNVDVCAEELGAVDNVGGDEPQTTVAYKDILDSEEEEISKVEEPVQVFPYSGLAGVDVCGTELGGTKAIIERASVDSDILIQCEESLVQSSLFHISENNQQEAENKQDKTNQKERVATEASSEETHEHLDHIEACTDSIAIPKGNTLVEISSGDKVTTTGRIISCTEDDHNQLEKDKSDKEVNSKQGEVENQHEVSEIMKNKVNTNDSNLNDSGDDDDDDDDDEKGEGVKNISLSHQPSTEADEEDPKDENDHKNEDNNIISAMNEHFEKETTDIVGLDKKDMCIEGYSEMENDEINDGDAEILSSQTTQSNVLTTESETFEVSPQHLPEENKESQRMLEETQPVDTLEEKEFTSKEEDELVEKDMIDSEIQEKGDAVCEDESISLAHSTDGIVAYDQGEERSLGSEKDTKESEGNDKAENMDCHNEECSRPQEEEDIMDIPLDDPEANRAAAKIQAGFRGHMTRKKLKPEDKAEGEERQEDRGQ